CTGCAGACAAGGAAGAAAACCAATGAAAAGACAGGCAGCGGGGTAACGCTGGTTGGGCAGGGGTGAGTGTGGGCAGAGCTCCCTAAAGCTAAGAGCGTGCGTGGTCTCTACCAGGGATtttagagacagaaaaggagacaTTTTCACAACAAATGGAGTCAGAGGATGGTACAAAAGAACTTCTTCTCTCGGAAGGGGTTTTCTGACGCAGGCACCGGGATGATGAGAGGGTCCTCCCTCACATGAGCTTCACAGTAGGCCAGGAGGTCCGCCGCTGCCTGGGAGACCTGGGGGGTACACAGCACAAGTGCAGGGTTAGAGGCCAGTTCACGGTGGGTCCAAGGCAAAGGTGTCGGTCTGGAAAGTGGACAAGCCTGAGGATAGGCTGTGCTGCATGCACTGCCGATGACAAGGCATTCCGCGGTCTGGAGAGAGGGCTTGTGCAAATCCAGAGACGGGTTTTGAAAGTTGCCTCCGAGGAAATGTAATAGAGAAGAACAAgcctgactccatattggatctatTCCTTTAGCTCTAACCCTTGTGCTGTGTTATCTGTGCTTTGTCATGCAGGCTCTGCATCTTTCATAAAAGAATGCTCCTCCTGAAATATACAGGAgacccattctcaaggctctgacctttaaaagtataacacttttccattcaCAGAGAGATagaaagttgcagaacagagaagagCATTtatcttgttggaggtttatGGGAATATTGTGACCAGAGCTATGCGGACAGCTGTGAGAACAAAGGATTCCAATACCAAGAAATTTGTAATAACCAGccaccctctctcctcctttaGTATAAAAGAAACCCGAGTTCTAATTCAgggaagatggttctttgggacaccaGTCCACCGTCTTCTCCATCTGCTGGCTCTCCAAATAAAGTCAGTCTTCTTTGCCCCTACAACTCGTCTCTCGACTTAGTGGCCTGTCATGGGTCAAGCAGGACGAGCTTGGACTAGGTGACAGAAAGAGGTGCCACACAGTGGAAGTGTAGATCAATACCAGCAGAGGTATGAGGCACCATCAGGAGGGTCTAGACATCTAGTCCTACTCGGAACTGAGTGATGAGTGACGGTTCCAGGCCAGGAGCCTCACCAATGACTCTGTAAAACGACCTCTAGACAGATAAAGCCAATTTCTGGCCCTGGTgattgtaattattattattagtgttaTTGTTTTACTGCAATCCACTCTCATGACCAACCCAGGCTCTTGATCCTTCCCAGGAGAACACAGATCATAAGCACATtacagagaacacacacacacataag
The Bos indicus isolate NIAB-ARS_2022 breed Sahiwal x Tharparkar chromosome 28, NIAB-ARS_B.indTharparkar_mat_pri_1.0, whole genome shotgun sequence genome window above contains:
- the GNG4 gene encoding guanine nucleotide-binding protein G(I)/G(S)/G(O) subunit gamma-4 yields the protein MKEGMSNNSTASISQARKAVEQLKMEACMDRVKVSQAAADLLAYCEAHVREDPLIIPVPASENPFREKKFFCTIL